In Trichocoleus desertorum NBK24, the following are encoded in one genomic region:
- a CDS encoding 1-acyl-sn-glycerol-3-phosphate acyltransferase, with the protein MSSPPSEQPIFDVVSRSQPDEPTAIQGLPELTPSVVRRVEEGLAAARDRAVRASIQSALDETEAIAKGQFERPVSGEFRRTVLRSLIHGLFQVRVEYPERIPQGPALLAANHLNHIDPFLLLSEVPGEPYYHILADARTLYNKGWKRQVLQQARGVIPVERRWREEIAVIAAAKSDRPDLAELAAALEQDVPAGNAIAALRQIDRAVQAIFVHGDGIILFPEGGLGTLEGQLRLPLKRGTVIYALRAGVPIVPVALIGTKDLYFRKTLTVRFGEPLQFPPSHRPKPHEAQAAIDTLQTALLQLLPQDYQEPQGVKLFRRFLNHLFW; encoded by the coding sequence ATGAGCAGTCCCCCTTCTGAGCAGCCAATTTTTGATGTAGTGAGTAGATCTCAACCAGATGAGCCAACAGCAATTCAAGGGCTACCTGAGTTAACTCCGTCTGTGGTGCGGCGGGTGGAAGAGGGACTAGCAGCAGCTCGCGATCGCGCCGTTCGAGCCAGTATCCAATCAGCGCTAGATGAGACAGAGGCGATCGCCAAGGGCCAGTTTGAGCGACCTGTATCGGGTGAGTTTCGGCGAACCGTGTTGCGATCGCTGATTCACGGTTTGTTTCAGGTGCGGGTGGAGTATCCAGAGCGCATTCCCCAAGGGCCAGCGTTGCTTGCAGCTAACCATCTCAATCACATTGACCCATTCTTGCTGCTCTCGGAGGTTCCGGGTGAGCCGTACTATCACATCTTGGCGGATGCCCGGACGCTGTATAACAAGGGGTGGAAGCGGCAGGTATTACAGCAAGCGCGAGGAGTGATTCCGGTTGAGCGGCGGTGGCGAGAGGAAATTGCGGTGATTGCGGCGGCTAAGAGCGATCGCCCAGATTTAGCGGAGCTAGCGGCAGCTTTGGAGCAGGATGTTCCGGCGGGAAATGCGATCGCGGCTTTGCGGCAAATTGATCGGGCAGTACAAGCCATTTTTGTTCATGGGGATGGCATCATTCTATTTCCGGAGGGTGGATTGGGCACGCTAGAAGGACAATTGCGTCTACCCTTGAAACGGGGGACCGTGATTTATGCGTTGCGGGCAGGAGTTCCCATTGTGCCAGTCGCGTTAATCGGCACCAAAGACCTCTATTTTCGTAAAACTTTGACCGTCAGGTTTGGCGAACCACTACAGTTTCCGCCCTCCCACCGTCCCAAGCCTCACGAAGCTCAAGCTGCCATAGACACCTTACAAACGGCCTTGCTGCAACTCTTGCCCCAAGATTACCAGGAGCCTCAAGGGGTGAAGCTGTTCCGCCGATTTCTGAATCATCTATTTTGGTAA